The DNA sequence ACGGGCCACGGGGAGGACGAAAGGATGGCTCGCACACGAGAAAGATTATTTGATCTCGTGTGCTCGAAGGTAATTTGTTTTATAGCTATTTGAGATATGTGCAGAAAATCTACCTTCGAGAACAAAAGCTCAAAAAGATTTCGCTTTTGTTCGAGCCTCCTTTTCGTCCCCACGCCCTCCGGCGCCAGCGAGTGAGGGAGCGAGGGTGTTCCGAGCGCGCCATGAGCCCGTGGCGATTTGCGCGCTCGCCGAGCGACGAACGAGCGCCTTGGCGGAAAGGGGGCGCGCCTTTCTTCTCCCCCATCTTCTTTTGGCGCTAAAAGAAGATGGGGTCCGGGCGCGGGGCGGATAGCCCCGCAACTATATAATTACATTGATGTTTGCCGGTTTTTAGCTTTGCTCAAACCGACCGCGGCTAAACACAGTTGCTACCCGGCTTGCCGGACCATGAATTAGTTAACGACTGCATCAAAGTTGGGTTCTCCCAAACTCTTGTCACCATCACAAAAAAGTCATCAAATTCTTCGTCTAAACCGTCATAGGATACATCGATACGGTTCCAGAGACGGTCAGAGGGTGAGCGGTATTGGACTTTAAATGCTTCCGAAGATGTTTCAATTTTGAATATGCGATGCGAGTTCGCCCTGACAACAGACAGATGGATAGCCTCTCTGATATCCCAAAACTTGCTGCCAGCATGTAAAACCAGGTGGTCTTTTTCAGAGATATGAAGCGCATACCATATACCCTGATATTTCCAAGCCCATCCTTTTTTCATGTGATTGCATGGCCAAATAGAAAGGTTGAAGGCCCTTTTGCCTATATCAAAATGGACTCGTATCCTCCGCCAACTCCACCATTCTAGACAGATTTTACCGTTCATTTTAATTCCCAGTATGTGGGTTGGGTGGAGCAAAGCGATACCAAATCCACCCGGCTACACGGCTTGTACAACCGAGTTAATCAATTTTTGTTAATGATACAACTAAGTTCTTTTTTAAATTATCAGAATAAATATCTAAATTTTTCTCGCTTCGATTATAATAATATTTTTTCGCAGCTTCAAAATGGTTTTCTTTCCAGAGATACACCATATCTTCGATAAAAGAAGTTTGATAATTGTAATTATCATTTAGCCAATAAGCAGTCCCATTATTTTTAAATTCGTATGTTCTTCCCATAGTGTCAATATAGTTGCCGCAGAATATAATATTAGTAACATACTTAATGGCACCATCAACAAATATATACTTAAAAGGCTCAAATCCTTTTCGCCCATAATACAATTCCCTAGAATTTATTATGGCAAAATGTACTGGCACAGAATTGTTATCCACGACATTGATTTTTTCATTTCCGTAAACAGCACTCTGCTCAGCTATTTTGCCATCAGAATATATAACAGTGTCACCGGCCGCATCATTAAAATCAGATACGTACAAATATGCTTTTTCACTTGTCTTTTTATTAATTATAAGCATTCTGCAATTACAATATGCTAAATAGTCAGAGTCTTGTATTCCTTCTTTGCATTTAGTGTTTTCCGCAGCTTTAGAAGCAGAAAGCTCCGCCTTTAGAGTATTTACGTAATCTTCTCGCAAATAATCTCCAATAGATAAATTCTTATATTCTCCTTCATAATGATTAGAATTACTCGCAGCTAGCGTGCAAGTCAGTGACATTGACAAAATCAAGCCCGCAGACAAACGCAAGATTTTTCTCGTTATAGGATTCATGTCTTTCAAAGCCAACGCTCACTCAGTCCGTGGGTTGGGAGGAACGAAGCGATACCCAACAAATTTAAACATGCTCATTCGTCCGCCATCCCTTCGGGTAAATCCAGGCCAGCGCCCCGTGAATCTCCCCTCCTGAAATTCACAGTCACTCTAACCTTCATACTCTTCCAAAGAGGATTTTTCTATAGTTCTATAGTAATGGTTGGCCGCAGGGGTGGAATTTGAGCAGGCGGCGGCGAATCGGGCGGCATGACGGGCGTTGTCCTTCGGGCGTCTTCTCTTTTGACGGCGATGGAAAAGATAGTCCCTTGACAGCGGGCGGGCTATCTAATATATTCCTCGCTCTTCACAGACAGCACCCCCGCGCGCGGGGTTTTTGGAGGATTTGTCATGTACGCAGTAGTACGCACCGGCGGAAAGCAGTTCGTCGTCTCCGAAGGCGATTTTTTCAAGGCGGAAAAGCTTTCCGGCGAAGTAGGCGAAAAGGTGGTCTTCGACGACGTTCTTCTCGTTTCCCGGGACGGCGATCTCAAGATCGGCGCGCCCGTGGTCGCGGGGGCCAAGGTCACCGGCACCATCGTCGAGCAGGACCGTTTGAAGAAGATTATCGTTTTCAAGATGAAGCGCCGCAAGGGTTTCAGAAAGAAGACGGGCCACCGCCAGTACTATACCGGCATCAAAGTGGACTCCATAGAGGCGTAAGGGAGAATATCTCATGGCTCATAAAAAAGCAGGCGGCAGTTCAAGAAACGGACGCGACTCAGCCGGTCAGAGGCGCGGCGTCAAGCGCTTCGGCGGCGAAGCGGTTCTCGCGGGCAACATCATCGTGCGCCAGCTCGGCACGAAGATAATCCCCGGCAAGAACGTGGGCCTCGGCACCGATTTCACCATCTTCTCCCTCGTGGACGGAGTGGTGCAGTACGAGACCAAGGGCCGCGACAGGCGCACCTACGTAAACGTGACCCCTCTCCCGGAGACCGCCGCTTAAGGCGCTTTCCCGAGGGTCCAAGGCAAAATTTATCGGCCCGGACGGGTTTGCGCCCGCCGGGCCTTTTTGCGTCTTGAAGTTCGGCACATCCTTTCCGCCCCCGGTTGTTTTGTCTTCGGCTTTTTCCGCCATGCAGCGTTGCCGCCTGCGCCGGACGCTCGCCGTATAAACGATACTGTCTTCGCGTCCTTGCTCGGCGGCGCCTCGCCTGACGAAAAAATCCAAAGCCAAATGAAAAGCAAGGTTTTATATCGCCTTTCGCTGCGGGATTCTCGCCGGGAACAAAAAACCGCGCCGGTAAATTCTTATCTTTTTGACGACATGAAAGGGCTAAGCCTTTATAATGATATTCTCAATGCCAAGTCGCCGTGCTACGGCAAACTGTTTCGGCGAAGGGCAAGGAGCCCGCAGGGGGCGCGACGAGACAGTATCGTTTATACGGCGAGGAGCGCGCCCGAGTAGCGACGCGGCCATTTCGCCGAAAGAGGAAGCCGTATGAGGTTTGTTGACGAGGTCGAATTACTTCTTGGCTCCGGAAAAGGAGGCCGGGGAGCCGTCTCCTTCCGCAGGGAGAAGTTCGTCCCGAGAGGGGGGCCCGACGGCGGCGACGGCGGCGACGGCGGCTCGGTGGTCCTTCTGGGCGATTCGGGCATGCAGAGCCTGCTGGATTTTCGCCAGAAGAAGATGATCCGCGCCAGCGACGGCGAGGCGGGGATGTCCACCAATAAAAACGGCAAGATGGGAGAGGACGTAATTATCCGCGTCCCCGTCGGGACTATGGTCTTCGACGCGGCGACCGGCGAGTTGATGTCCGACATCACGAAACCGGGCGAGCCTTACGTACTCCTCGAAGGGGGCAAGGGAGGCCGGGGGAACTCGAAGTTCGCCACCTCCACCAACCGCGTGCCCGTCTACGCCCAGCCGGGTCTACCCGGCGTAGAGGTGAAGGTGAGGCTTGAGCTGAAGCTGATGGCCGACGTGGGGCTTCTGGGCTTTCCCAACGCCGGCAAGTCCACCCTCATCTCCCGCATCAGCGCCGCCCGCCCCAAGATCGCCGATTACCCCTTCACCACCCTCATCCCCAACCTCGGCGTCGTCCCCTTCCGGGAAAGCTCTTTCGTGGTCGCCGACATTCCGGGGATTATCGAGGGGGCAAGCGAAGGCGTGGGGCTCGGCCTTCGGTTTTTGAAGCACGTAGAGCGGACGAGGTTTCTGCTTCACCTCGTCGACGCCTCCGACGGCCATGACCCGGTGGAAAAGTACCTCACCCTGCGGCGCGAGCTGGTTAATTTCAGCGAGGAGCTTTCCGTAAAGCCGGAGCGGGTGGTCATAACCAAGACCGACGTCACCGAGGTGCGCGAAGGCCTGCCCGAGCTTCGGAAGCGCTTCGCCGAAGAGGCGGGGGTGAAGGAGCTCTGGGCGATCTCCGCCGTCACCGGAGACGGGCTTGCGGAACTGGTCAACATGACCGGCGAGCTGGTCATGAAACTTCGCGAAGAGGAGGCCGGATGAGCGCCGCCCTGCCGCAGACCCTAAAGAGGATAGTCGTAAAGCTCGGGAGCCAGGTGCTCACCGACGAGAACCACAACCTTCGCCGCGAGGTTTTCGAGCAGCTCGCCGACGACGTGAAGTGGCTGAAGGAGCAGGGGAAGCAGGTCGTTATAGTCACCTCCGGCGCGGTCGCTGCGGGGCGCGGGAGGCTTGGTTTTTCCGAGCGCACGGCGACCATTCCCGAAAAGCAGGCTCTCGCGGCGGTCGGCCAGTTAGACCTTATGTGGACCTACCGCGAGGTCTTCGGCGAAAGGGGCATGGTGGTGGGGCAGGTTCTCCTCACCGGCGAGGACCTTCGCAACCGCTCCCGCCACGAGAA is a window from the bacterium genome containing:
- a CDS encoding 50S ribosomal protein L27; this translates as MAHKKAGGSSRNGRDSAGQRRGVKRFGGEAVLAGNIIVRQLGTKIIPGKNVGLGTDFTIFSLVDGVVQYETKGRDRRTYVNVTPLPETAA
- the obgE gene encoding GTPase ObgE, whose protein sequence is MRFVDEVELLLGSGKGGRGAVSFRREKFVPRGGPDGGDGGDGGSVVLLGDSGMQSLLDFRQKKMIRASDGEAGMSTNKNGKMGEDVIIRVPVGTMVFDAATGELMSDITKPGEPYVLLEGGKGGRGNSKFATSTNRVPVYAQPGLPGVEVKVRLELKLMADVGLLGFPNAGKSTLISRISAARPKIADYPFTTLIPNLGVVPFRESSFVVADIPGIIEGASEGVGLGLRFLKHVERTRFLLHLVDASDGHDPVEKYLTLRRELVNFSEELSVKPERVVITKTDVTEVREGLPELRKRFAEEAGVKELWAISAVTGDGLAELVNMTGELVMKLREEEAG
- the rplU gene encoding 50S ribosomal protein L21; translated protein: MYAVVRTGGKQFVVSEGDFFKAEKLSGEVGEKVVFDDVLLVSRDGDLKIGAPVVAGAKVTGTIVEQDRLKKIIVFKMKRRKGFRKKTGHRQYYTGIKVDSIEA